The following are encoded in a window of Thermoplasma sp. Kam2015 genomic DNA:
- a CDS encoding DUF4382 domain-containing protein, with product MKRSYVIMAVVLILIVAGVGGYSYYEYSDTGRMAISVADLPISNVSAVYITFTSVALHSNTSGWQNFTIDKTVNIYDLTTSNASLLTNISIHAGKYTMIRLYISDVSVKILGTNVTFSLSAPFAFINHPFTVSAHSTTGIIIEFDLHSDLNLQSKIFTPYVGYVVS from the coding sequence ATGAAAAGATCCTATGTTATCATGGCGGTAGTACTCATACTAATAGTTGCCGGGGTCGGTGGCTACAGTTACTATGAATACAGTGATACGGGTAGAATGGCGATCTCGGTGGCAGATCTACCTATTTCGAATGTATCAGCTGTTTACATCACATTCACCTCGGTGGCGTTGCACAGCAATACCAGCGGATGGCAGAACTTCACCATTGATAAGACCGTTAATATCTACGATCTCACAACAAGCAATGCTTCTCTGCTAACCAATATATCGATCCATGCTGGGAAATACACGATGATACGTCTTTATATCTCAGATGTCAGCGTGAAGATACTTGGAACGAATGTAACATTCAGCCTGAGTGCACCGTTTGCTTTTATAAACCACCCGTTCACAGTTTCTGCACATTCAACAACTGGAATAATAATAGAGTTCGATCTGCATTCAGATCTGAACCTGCAGTCAAAGATCTTCACACCCTATGTGGGCTATGTGGTAAGCTGA
- a CDS encoding RNA-guided endonuclease TnpB family protein has protein sequence MITATKVKLYPNVKQKVLLEKHFGSCRFVYNYFLKKRDEYYITHKDAKKSSLNYLDTANMLMELKKKYPWLYEVNSQSLQMSLRFLDNAFKNFFHRNAEHPKFKKKGINEYFAVPQHIKIQGNRIYFPKFSEGIYFKGSEKKLSEIKDINEIIITKDSGYYYCSIIYENEEELPEKKPLSAENSVGIDLGIEKFATLSDGTMIENPGFIKKVEKRIKRLQKQLSKKENGSKNRRKHILKLQKEY, from the coding sequence GTGATAACAGCCACCAAAGTGAAGCTATATCCAAATGTAAAACAGAAAGTATTACTGGAGAAGCACTTTGGCAGCTGTAGATTCGTATACAATTACTTTCTAAAAAAGAGGGATGAATACTATATAACGCATAAGGATGCTAAAAAATCCTCTTTGAACTATTTAGACACAGCGAACATGCTTATGGAACTTAAGAAGAAGTATCCATGGTTGTACGAAGTTAATTCTCAATCTTTACAGATGTCTCTACGCTTTCTTGATAATGCATTCAAGAACTTCTTCCATAGGAACGCTGAACATCCTAAATTCAAAAAGAAAGGTATTAACGAATACTTTGCAGTACCACAGCACATCAAAATTCAAGGAAACAGGATCTATTTCCCGAAGTTCTCTGAAGGCATATACTTCAAGGGCTCTGAGAAGAAGCTGTCCGAGATTAAAGACATCAACGAGATAATAATAACCAAGGATTCAGGATACTACTACTGCTCCATAATATATGAAAATGAGGAAGAACTACCAGAGAAGAAGCCATTATCAGCAGAGAACTCCGTTGGCATAGATCTCGGAATAGAGAAGTTCGCAACTCTATCGGATGGAACGATGATAGAGAATCCAGGATTCATAAAGAAGGTAGAGAAAAGAATAAAGCGTCTTCAAAAACAGCTATCGAAAAAGGAGAATGGATCGAAGAATAGAAGGAAGCATATACTTAAATTACAGAAGGAGTACA